The following coding sequences lie in one Aureibacillus halotolerans genomic window:
- a CDS encoding PQQ-dependent sugar dehydrogenase: MKNVLGAILPIAITSIFLAACQTNEPPEPTPEPEEDVQQETESEDETSQLISQEERIAEELNVPWTIARAQNGFYITQRNGELLFVQENGEKTPQTVNLATPVTQQSESGLLGFVLDPDFESNRLAYLYHTYEVDGELRNRLISVTENEGAWEETAVLLDNIPASPIHNGGRLAFGPHGLLYVTTGDAGNEELPQDKESLAGKILRLHKDGTVPEDNPFPDSYVYSYGHRNPQGITWLEDGTMYATEHGSSAQDEINEIEPGGNYGWPTIRGDESAEGMRQPIIHSGETTWAPSGLDSIDGTLYFAGLRGEGVFAYTPGKNEVTPIVSNQGRIRDVYIEDRILYFVTNNRDGRGTPSSSDDRLLSVPLE; the protein is encoded by the coding sequence ATGAAGAATGTTTTAGGGGCAATACTCCCTATTGCCATAACGAGTATTTTTTTAGCGGCGTGCCAAACGAACGAACCTCCTGAGCCGACGCCTGAACCTGAAGAAGACGTTCAGCAAGAAACAGAGTCTGAGGACGAAACGTCGCAGTTGATTTCACAAGAGGAGCGTATTGCCGAAGAGTTGAATGTGCCATGGACAATTGCTCGAGCCCAAAATGGTTTTTATATCACCCAACGAAATGGTGAGCTGCTTTTTGTACAGGAAAATGGAGAAAAAACACCACAAACAGTAAACCTAGCCACGCCTGTAACCCAACAAAGTGAATCAGGTTTGCTAGGTTTTGTGCTTGACCCCGATTTTGAAAGCAATCGTTTAGCCTATCTTTATCATACGTATGAGGTTGATGGAGAGCTTCGCAATCGCTTAATTTCTGTTACAGAAAATGAAGGAGCTTGGGAAGAGACTGCTGTGTTACTCGATAATATTCCAGCGTCTCCTATACACAATGGCGGTCGGCTTGCTTTTGGTCCTCACGGTTTGCTGTATGTAACTACCGGGGATGCGGGAAATGAGGAGTTGCCTCAGGATAAAGAGAGCTTGGCAGGCAAAATTCTCCGACTTCACAAAGACGGAACAGTCCCAGAGGACAACCCTTTTCCTGATTCTTACGTGTACTCTTATGGCCATCGAAACCCACAAGGCATCACTTGGCTAGAGGACGGTACAATGTACGCGACAGAACATGGCTCGTCTGCACAGGATGAGATCAACGAGATTGAGCCGGGTGGCAACTACGGATGGCCAACCATTCGCGGTGATGAAAGTGCCGAGGGCATGAGACAGCCAATCATACACTCTGGTGAAACAACATGGGCGCCCTCTGGTCTCGATAGCATCGACGGCACGCTATACTTTGCAGGCCTTCGTGGAGAAGGTGTGTTTGCCTATACCCCTGGTAAAAATGAGGTGACACCCATTGTGTCAAACCAAGGCCGGATCCGCGATGTATACATTGAGGATAGAATATTGTATTTTGTGACAAACAATCGGGATGGAAGAGGAACACCGAGTAGTAGCGATGATCGACTTTTAAGTGTTCCGTTAGAATAG
- a CDS encoding flotillin family protein — protein sequence MEVTIIIGAVAAVFLLLAATFAMRYKTVGADDAMIITGSFLGSKTTYTDESGGKIKIVRGGGAFILPVFQQFELISLRSHKLDVSTPNVYTENGVPVMADGTAIIKVKNTTESIATAAEQFLGKQDSELQNEAQEVLEGHLRAILGTMTVEEIYKNRERFAQEVQGQAAVDLNKMGMQIVSFTIKDVRDENGYLEALGKPRIAEVKRDADISEAEAMRDSRIKKAQADEESEKAELLRDTHIAEATRDKELKVSSYKKDQDKAKAEADMSYELQAARSKQVVTQEEMQVEIVKKEKSIELEEKEILRSERQYDSQVKKKADADRYAEEQRAEASKVTSIRAAEAAAAKVRLDGEADAEANRQRGLAEADAIRAKGLAEAEAKEKLAEAMEKYDEAAILDMITKMLPEYAEKIAAPLQNIDKITVIDQGGSGSGGGAAKVSNYVTSLMTQLPETLKDVSGIDLNGILQSLAEKNGNKLLTDLENKNTAREAIRK from the coding sequence ATGGAAGTAACAATTATTATCGGGGCAGTCGCAGCAGTTTTTCTACTGTTGGCCGCTACGTTTGCGATGCGCTATAAAACGGTAGGCGCAGATGATGCAATGATTATTACCGGAAGTTTTCTAGGAAGCAAGACCACCTATACAGATGAATCTGGAGGTAAAATTAAGATTGTTCGTGGCGGTGGCGCTTTTATTTTGCCCGTGTTTCAGCAATTTGAGCTCATCAGCTTAAGGTCACATAAGCTTGATGTTTCAACACCAAACGTTTATACAGAAAACGGTGTACCAGTAATGGCTGATGGAACAGCGATCATTAAAGTGAAAAACACGACAGAAAGCATTGCGACTGCGGCAGAGCAATTTCTTGGCAAACAGGACAGCGAGCTGCAAAATGAGGCACAGGAAGTTCTTGAAGGTCATCTTAGAGCAATTCTAGGTACAATGACGGTCGAGGAAATTTACAAAAACCGTGAACGCTTTGCCCAAGAAGTGCAGGGCCAAGCAGCGGTTGATCTAAACAAAATGGGCATGCAAATTGTGTCCTTTACGATTAAAGATGTGCGCGATGAGAATGGATACTTAGAAGCGCTTGGAAAACCTCGTATCGCCGAGGTCAAGCGTGATGCAGATATCTCCGAAGCAGAAGCCATGCGTGATTCCAGAATTAAGAAGGCTCAGGCAGATGAAGAGTCTGAAAAAGCGGAATTGCTTCGGGATACACATATAGCAGAAGCAACACGTGACAAAGAGTTAAAAGTATCCTCCTACAAAAAAGACCAGGACAAAGCAAAGGCCGAGGCCGATATGTCTTATGAGCTGCAAGCCGCACGCTCAAAGCAGGTCGTTACACAGGAAGAGATGCAAGTTGAAATTGTGAAGAAGGAAAAATCGATTGAACTAGAAGAGAAAGAGATTCTGCGCAGTGAACGTCAATACGATTCTCAAGTGAAGAAAAAAGCCGATGCCGATCGTTATGCAGAAGAGCAGCGTGCAGAAGCGAGCAAAGTAACAAGCATTCGTGCTGCTGAAGCCGCGGCAGCGAAAGTTCGCTTGGATGGGGAAGCCGATGCCGAGGCAAATCGTCAACGTGGTCTGGCTGAAGCGGATGCCATCCGAGCAAAAGGTTTGGCAGAGGCAGAGGCAAAAGAAAAACTTGCTGAAGCAATGGAGAAATACGATGAAGCTGCGATTCTCGACATGATTACAAAAATGCTCCCTGAGTATGCAGAGAAAATCGCTGCACCGTTGCAAAACATTGATAAGATTACTGTCATTGATCAAGGTGGAAGTGGTAGTGGAGGGGGTGCAGCGAAGGTCAGCAATTATGTGACGTCCCTAATGACACAGCTTCCTGAAACGTTAAAGGATGTTTCGGGCATTGATTTAAATGGCATTTTGCAAAGCCTTGCTGAGAAAAATGGAAATAAACTGCTGACAGACCTTGAGAATAAGAACACGGCACGTGAGGCAATTCGAAAATAA
- a CDS encoding NfeD family protein, protein MSFTYKGGRPIDLITVYWWVLGCSLAFSVLYFLLGDLMEGVLDGFLHPLLMFGTLAVIAACGLLVSIILPDTTPIWGLVISIIIGIVAYVLIFNFFIIPLQHAESSSTHSIYELEGRIGKVITSIPAEGYGEVFFTSVSGSRNEAAVSFDNTPIPQGTKVVVIKIDEGVHVSPFYEEGEF, encoded by the coding sequence ATGTCATTTACATACAAAGGGGGGAGACCAATCGATTTAATAACAGTGTATTGGTGGGTGCTTGGATGTTCACTTGCATTTTCCGTATTGTATTTTCTGCTAGGTGATTTAATGGAAGGTGTTTTGGATGGTTTTCTTCATCCATTGCTCATGTTTGGCACACTTGCTGTGATTGCGGCTTGTGGGTTGCTTGTAAGTATTATACTTCCTGACACAACACCGATTTGGGGCCTTGTCATCAGCATCATTATTGGAATTGTAGCCTATGTGCTTATTTTCAATTTTTTTATCATTCCTCTTCAGCATGCGGAATCTTCAAGCACACATTCAATATACGAGCTGGAAGGTCGTATCGGCAAGGTCATTACATCCATTCCAGCAGAAGGGTATGGGGAAGTGTTCTTTACGTCAGTGAGCGGGAGTCGTAATGAGGCTGCTGTAAGCTTTGACAACACACCAATTCCACAAGGTACAAAAGTTGTCGTCATCAAAATTGATGAAGGAGTCCATGTCAGTCCATTTTATGAAGAGGGGGAATTTTAA
- a CDS encoding LacI family DNA-binding transcriptional regulator, translating into MSLTIRDIAKMAGVSPATVSKIMNNYSGVSVKTKKKVLDIIQETGYHPTFFAKSLATKKSNLIGLVYAGQVNVDFTHPFFNEVVTSFKKIMGKLGYDIIMFSSETFKQGNGSYLERCHYFSVDGCLIIAGDDIEEATNELVQSDVPCVAVDLEIKGPNSSYVITDNEKLSSRVVEHFYVNGIRDVAYIGGNKENVVASLREKGFRETMEDLRMTVREDWIAFGDYFEESGYLAMRQILNSPQLPQAVFAASDLMAFGAMKAILEVGLLVPTDICVIGCDDIEACRYCTPQLTTMRQDKERLGKLAAHMLNDLIHGKSDLKPILIDSELIVRHSCT; encoded by the coding sequence ATGAGTTTAACGATAAGAGATATCGCAAAAATGGCCGGAGTGTCTCCGGCCACCGTATCAAAAATAATGAACAACTATTCAGGTGTTTCTGTCAAAACAAAGAAAAAAGTGTTGGACATAATTCAGGAAACCGGGTATCACCCAACGTTTTTTGCTAAATCGCTAGCTACAAAAAAATCGAACCTTATTGGTCTCGTTTATGCTGGACAGGTAAACGTCGATTTTACTCATCCGTTTTTCAATGAGGTGGTCACCTCATTTAAGAAAATTATGGGCAAGTTAGGCTATGATATTATCATGTTCTCGAGCGAAACATTCAAGCAGGGAAACGGAAGTTACTTAGAGAGATGTCACTATTTTTCAGTCGATGGCTGCCTGATAATTGCAGGCGATGATATCGAGGAGGCAACGAATGAGCTTGTTCAAAGCGATGTGCCTTGTGTAGCTGTTGATCTTGAGATTAAGGGACCGAACTCAAGTTATGTCATCACGGATAATGAAAAGCTTTCCTCACGTGTGGTCGAGCATTTTTATGTCAATGGGATACGCGATGTTGCATATATTGGGGGAAACAAAGAAAATGTTGTGGCAAGCTTAAGGGAAAAGGGCTTTCGTGAAACCATGGAAGATTTGCGTATGACGGTTCGTGAAGATTGGATTGCATTCGGAGATTATTTTGAGGAAAGCGGTTATCTTGCGATGCGGCAAATCCTGAATTCTCCCCAGCTTCCCCAAGCTGTTTTCGCCGCCTCAGATTTAATGGCGTTTGGAGCGATGAAGGCCATTCTTGAAGTGGGATTGCTAGTGCCCACAGATATTTGCGTGATCGGGTGCGATGATATTGAGGCATGCCGCTATTGCACGCCACAACTAACGACGATGAGACAGGATAAAGAACGGTTGGGAAAGCTGGCGGCGCATATGCTCAATGATTTGATCCATGGAAAAAGTGATCTTAAGCCAATTCTTATTGATTCAGAGTTGATTGTTCGCCACTCCTGTACGTAG
- a CDS encoding carbohydrate ABC transporter permease yields the protein MSAVGRKKITGGSVFVYGFLSLAAFFAIFPFYWMLVMATKPSAAYNSIPPALVPGGLLVENFQKVMDKIPFFQAMLNTLIICLAATLVVLFISSLAGYAFAKFSFPGKNVFFVAILLTMVIPPQLGLIPQYLLVAKADLLDTLSGAMILFFLNPLGIFLMRQYISQSVPDELMEAAKLDGCSNFKIYRSIILPIVLPAFATLGIIVFTAVWGEFLWQFTVLRNPDSYTIQVALATLTATSNIDFGMVMSGVFWSTVPLIIVFLLFNRLFISSITEGSVK from the coding sequence ATGAGTGCAGTTGGCCGTAAGAAAATAACGGGTGGGTCGGTGTTTGTTTATGGTTTTTTGTCATTGGCCGCCTTTTTCGCTATCTTCCCTTTCTATTGGATGTTGGTCATGGCCACCAAGCCTAGTGCTGCGTATAATTCGATACCTCCGGCACTCGTACCAGGGGGGCTGCTCGTCGAGAATTTCCAAAAAGTGATGGACAAAATTCCATTCTTTCAAGCAATGCTCAACACGCTTATTATCTGTCTAGCAGCGACGCTCGTGGTCCTATTCATTAGTTCATTGGCTGGCTACGCATTCGCAAAGTTTTCGTTTCCGGGAAAAAATGTCTTCTTTGTAGCGATTCTTCTCACCATGGTCATTCCGCCACAGCTCGGGTTAATCCCACAATATTTACTCGTTGCCAAGGCCGATTTGTTGGATACGCTATCAGGAGCAATGATTTTGTTCTTCTTAAATCCACTTGGTATCTTTCTAATGAGGCAATACATTAGCCAGTCTGTTCCTGATGAGCTGATGGAGGCTGCGAAATTAGACGGTTGTTCAAACTTTAAAATCTACCGTAGCATCATTCTTCCGATTGTCCTTCCGGCGTTTGCAACGTTAGGGATAATCGTCTTCACTGCGGTTTGGGGAGAGTTTCTCTGGCAGTTTACTGTGTTGCGGAACCCAGATTCATATACTATCCAAGTGGCTTTAGCAACCCTTACAGCTACAAGCAATATTGACTTTGGAATGGTGATGTCTGGTGTCTTTTGGTCCACAGTTCCTCTCATCATTGTCTTTTTACTGTTCAATCGTTTGTTCATTTCCAGTATTACAGAGGGTTCTGTGAAATAA
- a CDS encoding carbohydrate ABC transporter permease, whose translation MISTDKQKQQNVPKKSGLSEKTKDRLSAYLYISPFFLIFSLVGLYPAVFSLYLSFHRWDGLTPMTSAGLNNFKIVLEDPLFWKALSNTLIIGIMGTAPQLVVGILLAFLLNLSVLKMKHFFRVTIFMPYITSLVAVALVFSVFFSNNETALANYILSLFGMEPINWKTSEWGTKVAISLMVFWRWVGYNTIIYLAGLQSIPKDLYEAATIDGASRPQQLRFITLPLLKPFITLTVFFSTVGALQLFAEPTVFLGNAAFSRDEAMTIVMYLYRDAFQLQSYGTASATAVILLIIIVTLAAINTFLSSGIGRQRRVRK comes from the coding sequence ATGATATCTACAGATAAGCAAAAGCAACAAAACGTTCCTAAGAAAAGTGGTCTCTCTGAGAAAACAAAGGACCGCCTGAGTGCTTATCTCTATATTTCTCCATTTTTCCTTATCTTTTCACTAGTAGGTCTTTACCCGGCTGTATTTAGCTTATACTTATCGTTTCATCGTTGGGACGGTTTAACTCCAATGACGAGTGCAGGGCTAAACAATTTTAAAATCGTTCTTGAAGATCCTTTGTTTTGGAAGGCGCTTTCGAATACGTTGATTATCGGTATTATGGGCACGGCGCCGCAGCTTGTCGTTGGAATTCTTCTAGCCTTTTTACTAAATCTAAGTGTATTAAAGATGAAGCATTTTTTTCGTGTCACTATTTTTATGCCGTACATAACGTCACTTGTCGCCGTTGCACTCGTCTTTTCCGTCTTCTTCAGTAACAATGAAACGGCACTTGCAAACTATATTCTAAGTCTTTTCGGCATGGAACCAATTAACTGGAAAACATCAGAGTGGGGGACGAAAGTAGCCATTTCCTTAATGGTTTTCTGGCGTTGGGTTGGCTACAATACAATCATTTATTTGGCTGGTCTGCAGAGCATTCCAAAGGATCTGTACGAGGCAGCAACGATTGATGGGGCGTCGCGTCCACAACAGCTGCGTTTTATTACGCTTCCTTTGCTTAAACCGTTTATTACGTTAACGGTCTTCTTCTCCACCGTTGGGGCGTTGCAGCTATTTGCTGAGCCTACAGTGTTTTTAGGCAACGCAGCTTTTTCGAGAGATGAAGCGATGACGATCGTCATGTATTTGTATCGAGATGCGTTTCAACTCCAATCTTATGGCACGGCGTCAGCGACTGCTGTCATCCTGCTCATAATCATTGTGACACTAGCCGCAATTAACACATTCCTTTCATCAGGCATCGGAAGACAAAGGAGGGTTCGGAAATGA
- a CDS encoding ABC transporter substrate-binding protein codes for MKRWLLGLVMMLVVMVAAACSGGGEPSASDGGNSGGDSAGGESGGAEEVALDFWVFGATNYEELAAQYMEENPNVTINVRVAETDDHHNGLFTSLSAQSGAPDLAMMEIDRFDKFKQAPDRFVNLYDLGAADLQDTYLDWKWEIGESLDGEILFGLPTDIGPKAMYYNIEVFEEAGLPTEPAEVEELISSVDDFIEVGQTITEKTGKPMVDSMEMAYRAKMDGLEQNYFDEEGNLLIEDPDNGVKDAYDFAVELNDLGIVGEYTMWSAEWANAVNESGFAVELGASWLKGWMSDNAPDSSGKWRVAKLPQELAGNWGGSYITIPAETEHAEATYEFAKWLVAPEQQLTSFLSPAGLFPSAPEVYEMEEFKNTEDEYFGGQSTAQMFADAAQDIPVVYKGPDFMSVNDEIMTALTNVQQGADPEEEWNAAIERINTKLSR; via the coding sequence ATGAAACGATGGTTACTCGGATTGGTCATGATGCTTGTAGTAATGGTGGCCGCCGCTTGTAGTGGTGGAGGCGAGCCTTCAGCATCAGATGGTGGCAATAGTGGTGGCGACAGTGCTGGTGGAGAGTCCGGTGGAGCGGAAGAAGTGGCGCTTGATTTTTGGGTGTTTGGTGCGACAAACTATGAAGAATTGGCAGCGCAATACATGGAAGAGAACCCAAACGTTACAATCAATGTTCGCGTAGCGGAGACGGATGACCATCATAACGGATTGTTCACTTCATTGTCGGCACAAAGTGGGGCGCCAGATCTTGCGATGATGGAAATTGATCGCTTTGACAAGTTTAAGCAAGCTCCTGATCGCTTCGTCAATTTGTACGATCTTGGGGCTGCAGATCTTCAGGACACGTATTTGGACTGGAAATGGGAAATTGGTGAAAGTCTGGACGGTGAAATTCTTTTCGGACTGCCCACAGATATTGGACCAAAGGCGATGTATTACAACATCGAGGTGTTTGAAGAGGCTGGTCTACCAACAGAACCAGCGGAAGTCGAAGAGCTTATTTCATCAGTCGATGATTTCATAGAAGTTGGACAGACGATTACAGAAAAAACTGGGAAACCAATGGTCGATTCAATGGAAATGGCGTACCGTGCCAAAATGGATGGTTTGGAGCAGAACTACTTTGATGAAGAAGGAAATCTGCTTATTGAAGACCCAGATAATGGCGTGAAAGACGCGTATGATTTTGCTGTAGAGTTAAATGACCTTGGCATTGTCGGGGAATATACAATGTGGTCTGCAGAATGGGCTAACGCAGTGAATGAGAGCGGTTTCGCCGTTGAATTGGGTGCTTCATGGCTAAAAGGCTGGATGTCAGACAACGCACCAGATTCTTCAGGGAAATGGCGTGTAGCGAAGCTTCCACAAGAACTGGCCGGCAACTGGGGTGGTTCGTACATTACGATTCCGGCAGAAACAGAGCATGCAGAAGCCACTTACGAATTTGCTAAATGGCTCGTAGCTCCTGAGCAACAATTAACATCCTTTTTAAGTCCTGCTGGCTTGTTCCCGTCAGCACCAGAAGTGTATGAAATGGAAGAGTTTAAAAACACAGAAGACGAATATTTTGGTGGGCAAAGCACAGCGCAAATGTTCGCCGATGCAGCTCAGGATATTCCCGTTGTTTATAAAGGTCCTGATTTTATGAGTGTAAACGATGAAATTATGACAGCATTAACAAATGTTCAACAAGGCGCAGATCCTGAAGAAGAGTGGAATGCAGCGATTGAACGAATCAATACGAAATTATCAAGATAG
- a CDS encoding cytochrome c biogenesis CcdA family protein: MGTEVSIFAALVAGLLSFFSPCVFPLLPAYVANITGSMGSTQELRRSVVFQRSLGFITGFTIVFILLGILATGIGEFLLTNKLMLARIGGLLIIVFGLQMLGLLQFRFLMMEKRIQSVSGKVTNSFRSVLVGMTFAFGWSPCVGLTLGSIMTLASMQNNVGQGAMLLLIYSLGMGVPFLIVSLLLTNSKAFMTKINRILPVLNRINGGILVALGLLLFTGGLAKISSWLSYFGWQF, encoded by the coding sequence GTGGGTACGGAGGTATCGATTTTCGCCGCTTTGGTTGCGGGATTGCTTTCCTTTTTTTCGCCATGTGTCTTCCCTTTGCTACCGGCATACGTGGCGAATATTACAGGGTCGATGGGCAGCACTCAGGAGCTGCGTCGTAGTGTCGTCTTTCAAAGGTCGTTAGGCTTTATTACAGGCTTTACGATTGTGTTTATTTTGTTAGGCATTTTGGCGACAGGTATAGGTGAATTTCTCCTAACAAACAAGTTGATGCTTGCTAGAATCGGTGGATTGCTCATCATCGTGTTTGGCTTACAAATGCTCGGTTTGCTTCAGTTCCGGTTTTTAATGATGGAAAAGCGGATTCAATCAGTGTCGGGAAAAGTAACAAACTCGTTTCGTTCCGTTCTTGTCGGGATGACATTCGCCTTTGGGTGGTCACCGTGCGTTGGTCTCACGCTTGGGTCCATCATGACGCTTGCAAGTATGCAGAACAATGTTGGACAAGGTGCGATGTTGCTGTTGATTTATTCACTAGGGATGGGTGTGCCTTTCTTAATCGTTTCATTGCTTTTAACGAATTCGAAGGCTTTTATGACAAAGATCAATCGCATTTTGCCTGTGCTCAATCGGATTAACGGGGGCATATTGGTTGCTTTAGGACTACTGCTTTTCACGGGTGGTTTAGCAAAAATCAGCTCGTGGCTAAGTTATTTTGGATGGCAATTCTAA
- a CDS encoding serine hydrolase: MIRSLYSKASAMLVLVMVLTVVVAPWTSVSAEEIKPLTPETAQAFLDEFFAKPETQGMFTGAAVSIVKDGEVLTEESHGLANIDANEGIDPEKTLFRVASVSKVFTAAAVLQLVEDGKIDLDTDIRTYIPGIPYENPFNEPVTVADLLAHTTGFEVRDPKPSDLHFDLSRNVSIEDYVKNNMPPVVREPGTSYLYGNFASLLQGLIVEKVSGEPFETYMQQNIFGPLGMTNSTFELSDAAIERMATGYGAPEVPVDVYAVTPTIMPHGGLLTTTSDMSLFMNAFLDNADTTNDVLSEETIGLMSTYHSSIHEWLPNTTYGFEAPFQAFQGGSSDQVIAKAGDLPGYSSYLWMIPEEDVGVFVTYTQSSALRNLLYSQFMSTFYPEYVAPIDFDDNYEVSQQELQKYEGIYKDLRIASMVHQVSATEEGTLVVKDAFLGEHLLAPVAPNVFLDDITGTLVAFQLEGDNVTYMKEGALNPMGYAQKGYDPEGFADISSEHAYAHYILPLQSLGVYENDATKDFSPDASVTRAAYVEKLLKVSGLRPSEAEVQFADVEGHPSAPYIQAALELGLVNGNTKGMFSPDEPISRQETAVIFYRSMAQIFPEGSFDEVKLAGDTSSWAVPAVKMMVALGYHGPEVTIDENGAAHFHSKEFLTKAEEAAQFYQTLTQPMPTGNLAAPADLP; encoded by the coding sequence ATGATACGTTCGCTTTATTCAAAAGCATCCGCCATGCTTGTTCTTGTGATGGTACTGACGGTAGTAGTAGCACCATGGACAAGCGTTTCGGCAGAAGAAATAAAGCCCTTAACACCGGAAACTGCACAAGCTTTTCTGGATGAATTTTTTGCAAAACCTGAGACCCAAGGGATGTTTACAGGAGCCGCGGTCTCCATTGTAAAGGACGGTGAGGTTCTGACAGAAGAGTCCCATGGATTGGCCAACATTGATGCCAATGAAGGCATTGATCCTGAGAAAACGTTGTTCCGTGTCGCTTCTGTTTCAAAAGTGTTTACAGCTGCTGCGGTACTTCAGCTTGTTGAAGACGGGAAAATAGACTTAGACACAGACATTCGTACATATATACCGGGAATTCCTTATGAAAACCCGTTTAATGAACCAGTCACGGTCGCTGACTTGTTAGCTCATACAACGGGCTTTGAAGTGCGCGATCCAAAGCCTTCAGACCTTCATTTTGATCTTTCCAGAAACGTATCTATTGAAGATTATGTAAAGAATAATATGCCGCCTGTTGTACGTGAGCCAGGAACGTCCTACTTGTACGGGAATTTTGCATCTCTTCTACAAGGATTGATCGTTGAAAAAGTAAGTGGTGAACCATTTGAAACGTATATGCAGCAAAATATCTTTGGGCCTCTTGGGATGACAAATAGTACATTTGAGCTAAGCGATGCAGCGATTGAGCGCATGGCGACAGGTTACGGAGCGCCAGAGGTTCCCGTCGATGTTTATGCTGTGACACCGACCATCATGCCTCATGGAGGTCTTCTTACTACAACCTCCGACATGAGTTTGTTTATGAATGCCTTTTTGGATAATGCCGATACAACGAATGATGTCTTGTCCGAAGAAACTATTGGCCTTATGTCTACCTATCATTCTTCCATCCACGAATGGCTTCCGAACACAACGTATGGCTTTGAAGCGCCATTTCAAGCCTTTCAAGGAGGAAGTAGTGATCAAGTCATCGCAAAAGCAGGCGACTTACCTGGTTATTCCTCGTACCTGTGGATGATTCCAGAAGAGGATGTCGGTGTTTTTGTGACGTACACGCAAAGCAGTGCATTGAGAAACCTGCTATATTCACAGTTTATGAGTACGTTTTATCCTGAATATGTCGCACCAATTGATTTTGATGACAACTATGAGGTGTCCCAGCAAGAGCTTCAAAAATATGAAGGAATTTACAAAGACCTGCGTATAGCAAGCATGGTTCATCAAGTGTCAGCTACGGAAGAGGGCACGTTAGTTGTGAAGGATGCCTTTTTAGGTGAACATTTGCTTGCGCCAGTGGCTCCAAACGTTTTCCTAGATGACATCACAGGTACGTTGGTGGCTTTTCAGCTTGAAGGTGACAACGTGACCTATATGAAAGAAGGCGCATTAAACCCAATGGGGTATGCACAAAAAGGGTACGATCCTGAAGGATTTGCGGACATTTCCTCGGAGCATGCGTATGCCCATTATATTCTTCCGCTTCAATCTTTAGGCGTCTACGAAAATGATGCTACAAAAGACTTTTCACCAGACGCATCCGTGACGCGAGCGGCCTATGTAGAGAAGCTATTAAAAGTAAGTGGCTTGCGCCCAAGTGAAGCTGAAGTGCAATTTGCAGATGTCGAAGGACACCCTTCTGCACCATACATTCAAGCTGCTTTGGAATTGGGCTTAGTCAACGGAAATACAAAGGGCATGTTTTCGCCGGATGAGCCGATCTCAAGACAAGAGACAGCCGTTATTTTTTATCGAAGCATGGCGCAAATCTTTCCAGAAGGCAGTTTTGATGAAGTCAAACTTGCCGGCGACACCTCCAGCTGGGCAGTTCCAGCAGTGAAAATGATGGTCGCACTCGGATATCATGGTCCAGAAGTCACGATTGATGAGAATGGGGCAGCGCATTTCCATTCCAAAGAATTTTTGACAAAGGCAGAAGAGGCAGCGCAGTTCTACCAAACCCTTACGCAACCGATGCCAACCGGTAATCTAGCGGCTCCCGCAGATCTCCCGTAA